gacaatttaaaagcagtgtaagcaTGGTAAGAGAGGTAATCGAATTAACATTAAacgaatactgttatatatatttttatatttgcttACTTGATTACATCCCTTACACTGCCTGAAAATTATGTATtcagaaatgatgattgtcttgagatatgtagctgtaaatttatttttagaagttgcTATTAATTTTTATGTTCTAATTCGCCAAGCTTaaccgaacataaattatttagtcaataAAACTCAACACATGTATACATACTACATGAATGAGCTCTCCTTGTGAGAAGCACACTTTAATACTTTATTATATTTCCTCCAAGCATCAAAAAACCATTTCATgtattcatatttcaatattcattcaaatgttaATCTGCATCTAATAACTCATCCAAGAAAATCACACAAGTTTCCTCAATACACCAAAGTCCGTATCGGGACTCCATCCAACTAAAAATCTAAATCTACGACATTCTACAAAACACAATTAAcacattattattacaatttatctAGTCACATCATTAAACTGTCTAACTCAAATCTATCAAATGGGTGGGGTTGGGTGGGATGGGGGATATGTATAACGAAACGGAAGGTATACTACCCGGAAAAGGCAAAACGTCGAATAActggttataaaaatatatattatttacaacAAAATTCTGCACGAGAATCACGATCATTCCCTCGTACAAACGGGTAGGATACCTGCATTGTGACATACAATATCCAATAAAATCATACAATTAACAAACCAGGTATAAAACCATGTGCTCATCAACACGTGTTGAACATAAACAAACACAGACATGTGCTTCcgatactattaataaatatatatattattttaaccatgactgtatttcattttatattttaatattctatgatgtatttaaataagtagttattgttgccaacTCTATAAGAAACTAAAAAgaatttgtcttcaaatatttgttttaggggataaatattcaacagcatagtgtattgctcaaatgcaatttttttaaagttcattagaccacattcattctgtgtcagaaacttttgctgtgtcaactatttaatcacaatcaaaattcagagctgtatcaatctTGCacgttgtgtccatacttgccccaactgttcagggttcaacctctgcggtcgtataaagctgcaccctgtggagcatctggttgcaTCCTGTGTCGACCACTTAGTTATAGCTGACATCGTTTTCCTTTAACAAAACATAGTGCACACGAGTTGTTTACCtgtcatatactttttttttacaattttcatggTGGTATACTTTTTTTCCAGAATATTGAAATGGCTACAGCTAGTGTATGTGGTCCATGTTTTGCAGAAAATAAAACGTTAAAGGCAACCAAGTTTTGTTCCGATTGTGAAGAAAGACTATGTTCCAGCTGCACTGAATCACATGACCGGTTCAAAGCATTCAAATCACATCACGTGATAGATTTGTCGTCTGTCGATAATAAGATTCCAATCTCTGTGACAAAATGCTGCCAAATCCATACGGAATTACTCCTGGATTATTTTTGCACAGATCATGATATCATTTGCTGTAGAGCATGCATTCCCAATGACCACAGgacatgtcaaaatattctaCCATTAGAGTTTGCTTCTAAAAATGTGAAAACGTCTGCACTTTATACCGATGTTATGCAGGAAATTAAACACCTTCTTGCAATATTGAATAAATTCAACGATAACAGGCAGTCCAATTTAGAATTACTTGCAAAGTCTAAATTAGCAATAACCAATCGGATAAGTGAATTAAAAGTCCAATTATTGAAGCAAATAGATACACTTGAACTTGATCTTCACTCCACACTTTCGTCCTTCAAACTAAAACATGAAACTAAAATCAACAATCAAAAGGAAGAAATATCACAGATGTTGGAGATCTTAAAATCAAAGGAAAATGAAATAGAAGTCTTGAAAGAGTGTGGTTCGAATAAACAGTTATTTATAGCATTGCGTAAACAGGTATCTGATGTACAAACCGCCGAAGACAAAGTTCAGCAGATGATTTCCAGTTCACAAGAAGTCGATATATCTTTAGACGAATACAAAAATGTAAAGATGAAATGTTTTGGATCATTGTTAGAGAATGTTAAACCATGTCAAATTCTATACAAACCGTTGAAATTTCAGCAGGCCCAGATTATGGCAGAACCAACCCATCGTACCCTTGGGTTTGATAAAGATCCATTTGCTCCATTTCCTGCAGGAAAATTCAATATGGATGAATTTAAACGTGTATATTCAAATAAGGACACATTAAAAGTTGCACTTCCATATTTTTggaacaattttgaaaaaaacaattattctatATGGTATTGTGAATACAAGTATAACTCAGAACTGACTAAAATTTTCATGACCTGCAATTTAGTAGGAGGATTCTTTCAACGAGTGGAAAAACTGAGGAAGAACGCTTTTGGAAGTATGTGTATATTTGGAAAAGATAACAAAAACAGTATAGCAGGTGTATGGTTCTGGAAAGGACCCAAATTAGCATTTGAGCTATCTCCTCACTGGCAGATTGACTATGAATACTATGAATGGAAAAAATTGGATCCAACTACAGCAGAGACAAAGAAAATGGTAGAAGAATACTGGAATTGGGAGGGATATTTTGGTGGTAAAAAATTCAA
The window above is part of the Mytilus edulis chromosome 6, xbMytEdul2.2, whole genome shotgun sequence genome. Proteins encoded here:
- the LOC139527086 gene encoding uncharacterized protein, whose product is MATASVCGPCFAENKTLKATKFCSDCEERLCSSCTESHDRFKAFKSHHVIDLSSVDNKIPISVTKCCQIHTELLLDYFCTDHDIICCRACIPNDHRTCQNILPLEFASKNVKTSALYTDVMQEIKHLLAILNKFNDNRQSNLELLAKSKLAITNRISELKVQLLKQIDTLELDLHSTLSSFKLKHETKINNQKEEISQMLEILKSKENEIEVLKECGSNKQLFIALRKQVSDVQTAEDKVQQMISSSQEVDISLDEYKNVKMKCFGSLLENVKPCQILYKPLKFQQAQIMAEPTHRTLGFDKDPFAPFPAGKFNMDEFKRVYSNKDTLKVALPYFWNNFEKNNYSIWYCEYKYNSELTKIFMTCNLVGGFFQRVEKLRKNAFGSMCIFGKDNKNSIAGVWFWKGPKLAFELSPHWQIDYEYYEWKKLDPTTAETKKMVEEYWNWEGYFGGKKFNQGKIFK